GGGCCCGGGCTTTTCTCTCGTTTGGCGTTCATTGCTGGAACTGGAACGCATAGAGGTCCGCGTCTCGGACCTGGAATCGCAGCCGGACGCTTTTGCCGGCCAGGGAGCTCACATCGCTGTGGCGTTGCCAGGTGACCACGCGGCTGATCTCGTTGGCGGTGTGGATCAGGTCGCATTTCTCGGGGGCGAAGTGATCGAGGGCGGAGCCGTCGGCGTCAAGGAGGCCGACCTGGACGATGCCGGTGGCGGACGTATCCACGTTGAGGAGCAACCGGCTGCCTTTGAAGATCAGCGGGCAGGTGGTGAACTCGCCGCCGGTGTAGGCTCCGCGGGCGGAGACGAATCCGTCGCGGCGAAGCACGAGGCGGCTGAGGACGGCGATGTTCTGATCGGCGCCGAGTCCGGCCTCGGTGAGCAGTTGCTTGTTGCGTTCGTTGCGGTCCCAGCCGTGGAGCCAGTCGCTGCCCCGGTAGTAGAGGAACATTTCGCGGCCGCTCAGGTCGGGCACGAGGCCCCAGACGACCCGTGCCGACGCCCAGTCGAAATCGCCTTTGATGCCCAGGGGGACGAATGCCCGGCGGCGGTACCGTTCCCAGCGGACGCCGTCGCGGCTGGCGGCGAACTGCGTATCCAGCGGCCCGGCGTTCATGGGCAGCTCCCGGGGGAACTCGGCGAGGACTCCGCCGATGTAGTGGTAGTAGGCGGTGGGGAACATGTAGTAGGCGTTTTCGGCCCAAGGGTACTTGATTGTGGCGCTCATGTAGTAGTCCACGACCTGGTTTTCGCCGTGGAACAGGTCATTGCGGTCCGGTCCGAGGACGACGGGCAGATCCTGCACCGGTGGGAAGGCGAGGGTGTCGGACTCGCCGCGGGCGATGGATCGTCCCTGGGAGCCCTTCTCGGTGACGTTCTTGCGCATGTAGGCCACGTACTTGCGGATCTGGTCGTCCCAGAAGATGACGTTCTGGGAGTCGAGATGGTGGCCCTTGGTTTGCGGTCGGGCGTTGAGCACGGCCTGGTGGGTGGGTTTCCAGTGGATTCCGTCGGGTGAGGAGAACAGGTGGACGCCCTCGCCCAGCTCGCCGTAGCGGATGGCCAGGCGGAACTGTTCGTTCTTTGGGGCGAGCGGGTCGTGGAAGACCATTCCGCCGTCCTGGCCGATGCGTACCCCGGAAGCCCCGTGTCCGAAGACGATGTTGTTGTCTTTTCGGCCCTGGTACTCGGTGAGTCCGATTACAGTTTTTTCCCACTTTATACCATCTTTGGACCGGGCGTAGCAGACCGCCCCGTTGGTCTTGCCGGTGTCCCAGTGCGCGGTGTCCATGGCGTGGTACCACATGTGGTAGGTGTCGCCGAGTTTCATCACGCTGCTGTAGGGTCCGATGCCGCCTTTTTCCCAGGGATGTTCGGGCCGGATGGTCATTTCGCCGGTCTTGCGGGGCGGGTGGACGCACAGTTCGATGCCGCGGGCGTTTTGGAGGAATGTCTGGTCGATGAAGACCTGCCGGCGGTCGGCGATGTCCAGGGGGCTGTTGGCCGGGGTGGGGGGGGGGTCGGTGTTGGCTGCTGGAGCGAGGGTGAGCCAGAGCCAGGAGAGCATCAGGGACGAGGAGGCGGAGGTGAGGAGGTTCATTCTTTTCTCCTTTTGCGGATCGGGTCGAAGGCTTGATAGCCGGCAAGTCGGGCGTTCGGGTTCGGTGGTCGCAGCCGGCCGCCGGTTCCCGTTTTCGCCGGCGGGGTCTGAGCCGAGGCGTCGGGGGGACCGGCGGTCGGGCCTGTGGCAAGGCTTGCGGAGGTTGGGCGGCGCTGCCGGTTGGACGGGAGCGTCGCGCGTGGCCGGTCACTGTGCCGGACGGTCTGCATCGAGGTCATCAGACGTCGCAGATCCTGAACGCTTGTTCGAGGGCTTTCAGGGCATCGCCTTTGGGGACGAATTCCTGTCCCACGAAACCCTTGTAGCCGGTGTCGGCGATGGCCTTCATGACGGCGGTGTAGTTGATTTCCTGGCTTTCGTCGATCTCGTTGCGTCCCGGGTTGCCGCCGGTGTGGTAGTGGAGGATGTACTCGTGGTTGGCCCGGATGGTGCGAATGATATCGCCCTCCATGATCTGGGCGTGGTAAATGTCGTAGAGAATGCCGAAGCGGGGGGACCCGACCTGTCTGGCGATGGCCGTACCGAAAGCGATGTGGTCGCATTGGTAGTCCTTGTGATCGACCTTGCTGTTGAGGTATTCCATGCAGATATTGATTTTTTTCTTTTCGGCGTAGCCGATGATTCGCTTGAGGCCCTCGACGCAGTTGCGGATGCCCTCGTCGTCTGCCTGTCCCTTGCGGTTGCCGGAGAAGGTAATGACGTTGGGCAGGCCCGCGTCGGCGGCGAGGTCGATATTCTTGCGGAACTCGGCCTCGAGGCGTGGGTGGTTTTCGCGGCGGTTGAGTCCGTCGCCGATGCTGCCGGCGCCGGGCACCATGGAGGCGGTCAGCCCGTGTTTTTTGGCCATGGCCCATTCGTCGGGGCCGATCAGGTCGATTGCCTGGTAGCCGATGCGGGCGGCGTGTTTGCACAGGTCCTCGTAGCTGAGTTTGCCGTTGTAGCACCACCGGGAGACGGACTGGCGGATCCGTCCCTTGGGTTTTGCGGTTGGCGGCTCGTCAGCCGCGCCCGCCTGGGCCGCGACCACTCCGCCGGCGATCCCGGTGGCCATCCAACCCATCACTGACCGACGCGAAACGCGAGTCTTGGACATGATTCACCTCGAAGGGGTTCTTGCGGAGGCCGGATTTGCCGGTTCCGGCCGGCTCTGCCAGGGTATCCCTCATACCCGCTCCGGTTCACGCGTATCACTATGCTCGGACTCGCACTGAAAGGCAAGCCGAGGGTAGTGCGGGGGGTCGTCGTGGAGCGGGGCGACGGTTGCGGAACGACGTGGAGGGGTGTCAGGGTCGGGGGGTGGTTTTCCGGGACGGGCGTCGTGTTATTCATGGCTTGTTTTTCACTGGGGCGGTGACGGGTTCGTTCACGGCTCGTGTTCGAGGGTCTGGACGCCGAAAAGCGCCAGCGCCAAACGAAGCCAATGGGTGGACGCAGTGGTCGAATCCGCGATTTCGAGCTCAGATGCCGAAAAGCGCCAGCGCCAAACGAAGCCAATGGGGTGGTCCACGTCTGGGCGGTCCGCGGTTTGCCGAGGCGAGGGGACGGCCGGTGTGTTGTCTGCTGCTGAGGCATACAGGCATGACCGAAGGCACCTCCGACGCGCTGACAACAAGCCGGCTGGTCCGGGAGTCGGGTGTTGTTCGGCCGCTCCTCCCGCTCCTGGAGTACCAGAAGCGGGACATTGAATCACCTGCCCGGTTCAGCTGGTGCTGCTGGTCGCGGCAGATTGGCAAGAGCTTCACCAAGTCGCTTCGCCGTTTGTTGCGGGGAATTGAGCGGCGGCGGACGCAGGTTTTTCTTTCGGCCGGTGAGCGTCAGAGTCGGGAGCTGATGCTGAAGGTTCGGCAGCATTGCCGGGCGCTCAATCTGGCCGCCAGTTTCCAGGGGAGTCGTGATTTCGCGGGCACCCGTTTTCGGCAATTGACGATCGAGCTGCCCAATGGTGTTCGGGTCATTGGCCTGCCGGCGAATCCGATCACGGCCCGGGGATTCACCGGTGACGTTTTTCTGGACGAGTTTGCGATGCACCGTGAGGACCGGGAGATCTGGGCGGCCGTGTTCCCGACGGTGCTTCGCGGTGGTGGGGAGCTTGACGTGGCCTCGACGCCCAAAGGGCGTGACAACCTGTTTGCGGAGCTGCGTGACAACGACCAGTTTGCGCATTCGATCGTGACGCTGGATGATGCCATTGCCGCGGGGCTCGAGATCGACGCCGGGCAGATTCGTCGCTCGATGCACGATGACGAGCTTTACCGCCAGGAGTTCGGGTGCGAGTTTCTTGACGAAGAGTCGGCCTTTCTGACCTATGAGCAGATCCAGCGGGTTGAGGATCCGGGGCTGGAGAGGGGTTTCGACCAGGGCTTGCTGGCCGCCTGCAAGGGGCCGCTGTATGTCGGCGTGGACATTGGTCGGCATCGCGACCTGACGGTGATGTGGGTTGTGGAGCGATGCGAAGGCGTACTGATCACGCGTGGCGTGCGTGAGAGCCGGGGAGAGCTTTTCCGGGGGCAGGTTGAGGTTTTGTTCCGGTTGCTGGAGCTGCGGCGTGTCTGCCGGTGCTGCATCGACGCCGGGGGTATGGGGATGCCGCTGGCCGAGGCGGTCATGGAGCGGTTTGGGTCGGGGCGGGTGGAGGCGGTGCAGTTCAGCGCGATGGTCAAGGACTCGTTGGCGAGTGGTCTTCGTCTGCGTGTTGAGGAAGGCACGATTCGGATTCCGGCGGACGAATTGATTCGCAACGACTGGCACTCGGTTCGCCGCTCGGTGGCGGTTGTCGGACCGGCTCGTTATGACGCGGCGCGGTCGGGCAGTGGTCATGCCGATCGATTCTGGGCGGCATGCCTGGCGGTTCGGGCGGCGGCGTGTGAAGGGGGCGTGATCGAGGTTGTGCGTGGCGAGGGTCTGCGGTTCGCGCGAGAAGGCGTATGGTAGGCAAGCCGAGGGCCGAAGGGTCGAGCGCGGAAGGGGTGGAGGGCAGGCTGCAACCGGTTGGCGGAGCGATGGGCGGTGGTGGGTCCTGGGTGTGAGCCGGGGCTTGGCGATGGCGGGGTGATCGGCGGGGCGGGATGACGAGGTTGAGGGGGGTCTGAAGAGGAGGGGTGGGCACGATGAGTTTGCGGGCCTGGATTGCTCATGCGGTGGGTGGCCGGCGGGATGGGGGTGGGCGGGTGCGGCTGGGGCGGATGGTGCGGCCGCTAGCGTTGGATCGGTGGCGGGACTATCCGGCGGATGGACTCACGCCCTCGCGGCTGGTGACTCTTCTGCGGGCGGCGGACGACGGGGCGGTGGACCAGGCGATGGCCTTATTTCAGCAGATGGAGGAGAAGGACGCCCATCTGCATTCGGTTGCGAACACGCGGCGACTGGCGTTGACCGGTCTGGGTTGGGAGATCGTGTCGGCGGTGGAGGTTCGCGAGGGTGTGGATCGGACGGCGGCGGATGAAGCGGCCGACCATGCCCGCGGGGTTCTGGCCGACATTGAGGGATTTGACGAGGCGTTGCAGCAT
The Phycisphaerae bacterium DNA segment above includes these coding regions:
- a CDS encoding TIM barrel protein, with translation MSKTRVSRRSVMGWMATGIAGGVVAAQAGAADEPPTAKPKGRIRQSVSRWCYNGKLSYEDLCKHAARIGYQAIDLIGPDEWAMAKKHGLTASMVPGAGSIGDGLNRRENHPRLEAEFRKNIDLAADAGLPNVITFSGNRKGQADDEGIRNCVEGLKRIIGYAEKKKINICMEYLNSKVDHKDYQCDHIAFGTAIARQVGSPRFGILYDIYHAQIMEGDIIRTIRANHEYILHYHTGGNPGRNEIDESQEINYTAVMKAIADTGYKGFVGQEFVPKGDALKALEQAFRICDV
- a CDS encoding terminase family protein; this encodes MTEGTSDALTTSRLVRESGVVRPLLPLLEYQKRDIESPARFSWCCWSRQIGKSFTKSLRRLLRGIERRRTQVFLSAGERQSRELMLKVRQHCRALNLAASFQGSRDFAGTRFRQLTIELPNGVRVIGLPANPITARGFTGDVFLDEFAMHREDREIWAAVFPTVLRGGGELDVASTPKGRDNLFAELRDNDQFAHSIVTLDDAIAAGLEIDAGQIRRSMHDDELYRQEFGCEFLDEESAFLTYEQIQRVEDPGLERGFDQGLLAACKGPLYVGVDIGRHRDLTVMWVVERCEGVLITRGVRESRGELFRGQVEVLFRLLELRRVCRCCIDAGGMGMPLAEAVMERFGSGRVEAVQFSAMVKDSLASGLRLRVEEGTIRIPADELIRNDWHSVRRSVAVVGPARYDAARSGSGHADRFWAACLAVRAAACEGGVIEVVRGEGLRFAREGVW